The Candidatus Tanganyikabacteria bacterium DNA segment GCCACCCGAGCCACCTCGAAGGCGAGGTGGCGGAACCGGTGGTCGGGCCACTCCTCGACCCGTTCGGCCTCCAGGGCGCTGGCGAGGGCCGGCAGCAAGTCGCCCACCAGCACCTGCCGGCCGCGATCCCCCGGTCCGCCCGCGACGTCCATGGCCAGGGCGTCGAGCAACGGCCCAGGTTGCGGCGGCACCTCCGGCCGGCGCGCGTAGCTCCGCGACAGCAGGCCCAGCAGGAACGTATCGCGCAGCGCCCACGGCGCCTCGCCGTCGGCCAGCCGGGCCAGGAGCGCCGCCTGCTTGCGCATCCGCAGGAGGAAGGAAATGGCCATCCAGTTGGGCGGCGCCCAGCACCAGTGCTCGAAGTTCTCGCCCAGCCGCACCGAGCCGAAGGGGGCCTGGCCGAGCGAGCGGACGGATATCCACGCGCACAGGCCCGGCGGTACCTCCAGCCGCCGCGCCAGATCGGCCGCCTGCACCCAGTTGAGGCCCTCGGCGTCGATCAGCACGCGGACCGTGCCGGCCTCGGCCAGGTCGGCCTGGTTCTTCGCGCCCGCGCGCGTACACACGGCGGCCCAGATTTCCTCCGGCTCGGGTGCCCGCCCCGGGCCGATGCGTAGGTAAGCCGGATCGGCACTCTCGGTCTCGATCAGCGTGCGCGCCAGGGTGAGCAGCAGCGAAGTCTTGCCGCAGCCCGGCGGGCCGGAAAGCAGGACGACCGGCGGATCGCCGGCCGCCAGACCGAAGATGGCGTCCTCCCAGGACAGAAGGCGGTGCGCGCCCGCGATGCGGGGCGGCAGAAAGGCCCGCAATGGACCGGGCGGCGGAGCCGGCAGATCCCGCCACAGCCCGCGCAGCGTCCCCGTACCCCAGTCGGCCATGCATGGGGGTCATACCCGGTGCCGGCCTCGGTTCCGCCTCCGTACCGGCCGGGCGGTCTAGCCCTAGCGGGGCCGGCCTCCGTGCCGGCCTCGATACGCCCCCGCCAAGTTTCGAGGCCTCCCTCCCGGGAGGCCTCGCATCGAGCTATATGACGACCCGCAATGACGGGGTCGGGTTCGGGCTCCGGCCCGGGCGCTACTTCATGTTCTTGATCAGCGTGTCGAGCTTGGTGTTGATGGTCGTGCCGATCTGGCGGTAGGCGCCAATGCAGATGGCCGCGATGACGGCGACGATGATGCCGTACTCGACCATGCTCTGGCCGTTTTCGTCCTGGATGAGGGCTTTCAGCGTCGTCATGGGGTGGGCTTCCCTTTCGAAAATCTCACTAGCCGGAACCGAACTCTTGTCTTCTATGTCGCCGGTCCGGAGAGAAGGTCGGTAAAGGGATCCCTAACGTAAAGCTAAGGTTAGGTTAAACCAGCCTAGGGCGCGTTGCTCAGCCCGTAGTGGTGGTCGCGGAGCGTCGTGGAAAGAGCGGCCTGCACCAGGCGGATGGCGATCGCCAGGCTGACCAGGAGGACCGCTCCGATGGCGCCGTACTCCACCATGGCCTGGCCATCCTCGCCGAGTAGCAAGTCTCGCATCATTGTACGGTGTCCGCGAACGTGATCGGCACCATGACTTCCTTGGTGTAGGGCCAGCGGGCGTCGTCGTCGCCCTCCAGGACGATGTGGGCCCAGATCATCGTCGGCCGTGTGCTCGCGCCGGGAGCGGCCAGCGCCAGCACGTCGTTGGAGACGACCGGGGCGACGAACTTCGCCTGCCCGATGATGAGGCGCTTCTTGGGGAACTCGGCCGGATCCATCTCCTGGAAGCCCTTCTCGTAGTCCTCGCGCATCGCCGAGGAATCCACGCGCACCAGGGACTTGACCACCAGGGCCTTCCCGCCGTTGATGTCGGGGATCACCCCGCCCGCGACGCCCTGGCCGGTCGCGTAGTACACGATGTTCATGGTGCGGAAGGTGGCGCCGATGCTGCCTGGCTTGCCGGCCAGGGTGATGGTGGGGTTCGTGTACTTGGCCGTGATGCCCTTGATGGGCCCGTCAGGCTTCGAATGCAGGTACTCCACGGCGACCGTCGAGGGTTCGACGCTCACGACGTCGATAGCGGCCGGGAAGTTCGTGTACCACCCGCAGCCGGCCAGGCCCAGCGCAAAGGCCGCGCCGAGCACCGACGTCCTGGCGATCATGGGCTAGTTATCCTTTCCGTCAGCCGGGGCTTGCTAGGCCGAGCAAGTCTCCCACTACGGCTTCTACCCGGTTGCCCGTCATGACTCGCGTGCCGCCCTGGCGTTCCAGCGCCGACTTCCAGGCGTCCTGTATCGGCGGCTGCCGCGAGACCACGAAGACCCGCGTCCCGGGCGCCCAGCGCCGGAGCAGCCAGCGGACGACGGGATCGGAAGCCCGGGGATTGGGCGGATCCAGCACCAGCCAGGAGTCGGCGCAAGCCAGCACGCGTTCCCCGACGGCCCAGACGTCGCGCAACGGCGCCGGCGCGAAGTAGGGGTTGGCCGGCGGGGCGATCAGCGGCCAGCACGGACCGCCGCAGCGCGGGCATGCGACCGCCAGCGGGCTGCCCGCCGACTCGGCAAGCTCGACGCACCGGAAGCAGTAGAACCAGTCCAGCGACCCGGCCAGCTTGACCAGGTGACTCCCCTCCGGATCGTACGCCAGGCGCCGTGGCGTCCCGGCGAAGCCCGCTTCCCACTCCAGGCCGACGTGCGCGGTGACCAGGCCCGCGCCGGGCCGGGCCCGAAGGGCCTCGGCGAGCGACGCGACGTCGGCTTCCGCCACCGACGGCGAGAGGCCCAAGTGGCCGCAGCGCTCCTCGTCGGGCGCGGCGCAGGCGGCCTGGATGCCGGCAACCAGAGCGTCCATCCAGGGCGGCGGCCTGTCCAGCGCGCCCAGGTGAGCCGCCGAGAGCAGCGCGTTGGCGCGGCTCGCGACGGTCTCGACCGAGGCGCCCGTGCCCAGCCAGCCGCGGAGCTGGCCGACCGACGACGAGGTCGAGCGATCCAGCACGCGGAGGCAGCTGGCCCGAGCTTGGTCCGAGGCGAGCACGCCGTCCCAGGCGGCGACGACCGCCAGGCCCGCGGCGGCCCGGGGCCGTACCGCTCCTTCCGCGGTGGCGGGCGCTCGACCTGGCTTCGTGATGCGGCCGGCGACCTCGTCCAGGCGCGCGGCCAGGCCCGGCGAGAGATCCAGCTCCAGCCGGGCCGATTCGGCCAGAGCCCGCCACTCGTCCGCCCGGCCGTAGCGGGCGCCGTTGTCGAGATCGTCCGCCAGGTGCTCGAGGGCGATGGCCAGCTTGCGCGGATCGCGCTGGCGTATTGCGACCCGCAGGCGCCGCAGCGCCAGCGTCTCGTCGGCGGGGAGCGGTCTCAACGCCCTAGGTCATGCCGTGCTGGAACGTCGAACCGGAGCCGTGGAAGGCGCCGCGCATCATCCGCTGCAGCTCGTTGGGGTTCTCGGAGTACGAGAGGGCGTCGTCGAGCGAGATGGCGTCCTCCTGGAAGAGGTTGAAGAGCGACATGTTCATCGACTGCATGCCGTCCATCGCGCCCGCGGAGATGACCTGGTAGAGGCCGTCGATTTCGTTCTTGAAGACCAGGTCGGAGACCGTGGGCGTCGAGACCAGCACCTCGACCGACGCGACGCGGCCCAGGCCGCTGCTCGTCGGGACCAGGCGCTGCGAGATGGATCCGCGCAGGATGGTCGCCAGCTGGTGGCGGATGCCTTCCTGCTCGTGGGGCGGGAAGGTGTTGATGACGCGGGTGACGGTCTGGACGGCGTCGGTGGTGTGGAGCGTCGAGAGCACCAGGTGGCCCGTCTCGGCCGCGTGCACCGCGGCGTTGATCGTCTCGGCGTCGCGCATCTCGCCGACCAGGATGACGTCGGGGTCCTGGCGCAGGGCGTACTTGATGGCATTGGGGAACGAAAGTGTGTCCATACCAAGTTCGCGCTGCGTGATGACCGACTTCTTCGAAGTGTAGACGAACTCGATCGGGTCCTCGATGGTCAGGATGTGGACGTCCTTGGTGGTGTTGACGAACTCGATCATCGAGGCGAGCGTCGTGGTCTTGCCCGATCCGGTCGGCCCCGTCACCAGCACAAGGCCCTGGCGCTCGAGCGCCAGCTTCTTGATGACCGGCGGCAGGTTGAGGCCGTCGATCGTCGGCGTGCGGATGGGGATGACGCGCATGACCGCCCCGATGTTGCCCTGCTCGAAGTAGACGTTGACGCGGAAGCGCGACAGGCCCTCGATCGTCAGGGAAATGTCCAGCTCGCGGTCGTTCTCGAAGCGAGTGCGCTGATCGGCGCTCATCAGCGAGTACAGCGCCTGACGGGTGTCCGCGGGCGTCAGCGGCTTGTACTCGGTCGGGACGATGCGCCCGTCGATGCGCAGGATGGGCGGGTTGCCGACCTTGATGTGGATGTCGGAGGCCCGCTTCTGCACGGCGGTGCGCAAGAAATCGAGAATGTTCATGGTCTAGCGGTCGCTCTTTCCTGTGGGCTGGTCACGCCGTCACTCCAATCCGGTCTCTTCGCCGCTGTCGGGGACGGCAGCCGGCGTTCCGTCTCTACCCGGCGCCGCCCCCGGCCGCGCCGCCTCCTCCGCCGGTCCCGCCTATCTTAGAGAGCGGGAACCCGACGGCCTTGCTCGCCATCCGGGCGATGTCCACGAGGTGCCGAACCTGCTCGGGATGGGTCGATTCGATGTTCCAGGAGTCAACGACCGCCCCGCGCTCGTCCGCGAACACGATGGTCAGGTTGATGTTGGTCGGCGCGAACCGGCCGGGCTGCACGTTGCGCAACTCGTCGGGCGCCGGGGGATCGTACCGGACCTGGACGTCGGCGATCGTGTGGATCTTGCGCTTTCGGTAGTTGTGCGTCTTGGGCATCAGTTCGATGTTGATGTAGTACGCGCTGGTGACGATGACCGCCTGGATCGAGTAGAAGGCGTTGGCGTCTCCGCCCGGCCCCCCGCCCGCGCCGGCGCCGATGTCCATCACGAAAGAGCAGAAAAGGACGCTGTCCTGCGGATGGACCATGTCGTAGAGCAACTGGATGAGCACCGCGCCGATGCCCCCGGCCGCGCCGGCGCGCTTGAGCAACTCCGCGGTCCGCGGGTGCTGGTTGATCGCATGTTGCGCCTGTGCTGGCGCGGCTGCCGCCTCGAGGGTCACTGGCCTGCTACCTCCTCGCTATCCCC contains these protein-coding regions:
- a CDS encoding Flp family type IVb pilin; this translates as MTTLKALIQDENGQSMVEYGIIVAVIAAICIGAYRQIGTTINTKLDTLIKNMK
- a CDS encoding type IV pilus twitching motility protein PilT is translated as MNILDFLRTAVQKRASDIHIKVGNPPILRIDGRIVPTEYKPLTPADTRQALYSLMSADQRTRFENDRELDISLTIEGLSRFRVNVYFEQGNIGAVMRVIPIRTPTIDGLNLPPVIKKLALERQGLVLVTGPTGSGKTTTLASMIEFVNTTKDVHILTIEDPIEFVYTSKKSVITQRELGMDTLSFPNAIKYALRQDPDVILVGEMRDAETINAAVHAAETGHLVLSTLHTTDAVQTVTRVINTFPPHEQEGIRHQLATILRGSISQRLVPTSSGLGRVASVEVLVSTPTVSDLVFKNEIDGLYQVISAGAMDGMQSMNMSLFNLFQEDAISLDDALSYSENPNELQRMMRGAFHGSGSTFQHGMT